AGGCCGAGAAGGGCTTTAACCGATTCGGGATTGACTTGCCGGGCTTGGGAAAAAGCCTTTTCGGCCTCATCGTGGCGCCCGTCTTTTTGCCAAGCGGCCCCCAGATTCAGCCAGCCCTCAAGATAGTCAGGTTTAAGCTCTACCGCTCTGGTAAAGGCCCGAAACGCCTCAGACCGCCTGCCCTCCGCCTGCAGGGCAACCCCCAAATCCGAATAGGCATGGTAGTTCAGCGGATCAACCGCCACCGCCCGAGAAAACAAGGTCGTGCTGTTTTGCCAAAAAGCAGTTTGCCGCCGGCTTACGGGAAGCAACAGCAACAACAACAGGCATGCGGCGGCCCACAATCTCGCCGCCGGGATTGACGACCCCCATTGCGCCCCTCCCCAAACCAGAAGCAGGCCGAGACCGATACTCGGAAAATAGGTATAGCGATCGGCCAGAGCCTGCCCTCCGACCTGAATCAAGCCGATCACCGGCACCAGGGTGCCGAGAAACCACAACCAGCCCACCAGAAGAAAAGGGGACTTGTCCCTTTGCCTGAAAAACCAATAGCTCAGCAGGCTAAACAACAACAGGACTCCGACAACCGTCAAGGCCGACGGCAGGCCCTGATAGCGATAAAACACCGCCAGTTTCCGAGGCCAAAGAGCAAGCTCCAGATACTTAAAATATGCAAGCAGCGCATTGAGCAAACGCCGGCCGTAACCAAAGGCCTCGAGCGTCGCCAGGGCTCCGGCCTGTTTCTGGGCCATAAAGGTCATGACCGCCGCTCCCGCCGCCAAGCCCAGCAAGGGCAGTTTTTCCAGTCCGAGGCGCAGCCAGGAGCTGTGAAGATGACGCCGAAGAGGCCAGAAATCAAGTACCAGCAAAAGAAAGGGCAGGGTTACCGCCATCGGCTTGGCCAACAGCGCCAGCAGGGCGCTGATCAAGACCGGCAGATAGCGCTTATAACCCGGACGAAGGCTGTAATAATGATAACTTAAAAGGCTCAGCAACCAGAAGAAAACACATAGCAGATCCTTGCGCTCCGCGATCCAGGCCACGGATTCAACCCGCAAGGGATGCCAGGCGAAAAAGGCCGCGACCAAGACGCTGCGGCCCAGAGCCCCGGTCAGGCGCCACAAGACCACTAAAAGAAGAACGGTGTTGGCGAGATGCCAGAACATGGCCGCCAGGTGATGGGCGCCCGCATCGAGCCCAAACCAGGAGCTATCAAGCATGTGGGAAAGCCAGGTCAAGGGATGCCAGTTAGCCGCATGAAACGAGGTAAAGGCCCAACGCAGGCCGTCCCAGCTCAGTCCCCGTATGACAATTTCATTCTCAAGCACATAATCGGGGTCATCAAAACTGACAAAGGCGAAATCCGAGGTCTGCCAGTAGATAGCCAGAACGCCGAGCCCTAACAACATGACGGCGCCCGGAAAAAACCAAGGCTTTTTTCCCGCCGTCAGGCCGACGTTCTTCATAGAACTTCTATGCGCTGCGCTTTTTGCCAACCTGCCGCCACCAGTTTGCGGTTTTCGTCAGTCCCGTTTCCACTCGCTCGGGCGCCCGCCAACCCAATTCAGCAACCGAACTTCTATCAAGCTGTAAATTACCCATCAGCTTGACCAGCGCGGCGCTTTGTCCCAGCAGGGCCGCGCTGAATTTCATCAGACCGATGGGAAGCGAGCATGAACGAAAGGGGCGCTCCAGGGCCCGCGCCAACAGGTGCGCCAGCTCCCGGGACGAGCAGTCCCGCTCGTCCGCCGGGAACAGCAGGCGCCCTCCGGCTTGAGGATGAAAACAAGAAAATTCTAGAAAGTCAACCAAATTATCAAGACTTATGAAACTACGTTGATTATCGGTTCGCGCCACCGGCAACGGCCGGCCCCGATCAAGCCAGGCCAGCAGGGCGGCGAAATTACCTTTGACCCCCGGCCCATAAACCAACGGCGACCTGATAATAACCAGCTCAGGACCCTGTTCAGGAACGCAAAGCCGGTTGAGCTCCTGTTCCGCTCGCCACTTACTGACCGCGTAGGCGCCCCGGGGACGAGGTCTGTCCCCGGGACCATAGACACAGGCACCGGGCGCGAGCACACCTTCTCCGTTAACCTTGATCGTACTGAGAAAAATCAAGCGCCGGACCCCGGCCTTGACCGCTCCTTGAGCAAGGGCCCGGCTCATTTCCAGGTTGTCGGAAAAAAACCGCTCTTCCGAACGACGGTCCGAAACCAGGCAGTGGGCCCGGGCCGCCAGATGGACCACCACCTCGATTTCGGTCAGCAACTTAGACCAGGCTTCCGGCCGGGTTACTTCGGACACGGCGACCACGTCGTCAAGAAGCGCCTTCAGGTCAGCCGGCAAAGGCGTTCCGCCCCGGCGCACAACCGCTCTTAACGGAATCTTTTTCTGCGCCAGATGACGGCACAGCGCCGCCCCGACAAAACCGGCGGCGCCGGTAATCAGGATTTTTCCAGAGCTTCCCATCGCGTTCCCAATAGTTCATGGTATACCGAAAAGGTAGCGGCAATTACTTTTTTGTCACTGAACTCTTGAGCCACCAGTTGCCGGCCGCGAAGACCGAAACGCCGCCTTAAGGCAGGATCAAGAAGCAGGGTTTTCAGCGCCGCGGCCAGCTCGGAAACCGAGCCCGGCGGCACGAGAAAACCATTCTCCCCGGATCTGACGATCTCCCGACAACCCGGCATGTCGGTGGCCACCAGAGATTTGCCGCAGGCCGCGGCTTCCAGCAGGGTGACGGGAATACCTTCGCGATAACGGGTCGGCAGACAGACGATGTCCACCTGCCGATAAAGGGCCGGCATGTCTTTCTGGTAGCCCAGCCAGCGAACCACGCCCTGGCCATGCCAGTAGAGCAGGCGCGCTATCGAAACCGCCGCCGGATTGCTGGTATCCGGCATGCCGGCCAGCCAGAACTCGGCGTTCAGTCCCTCTTGGAGCAAAAGCCGGGCCGCCTCCACGTACTCGCGAATGCCTTTATGCCAGAGCATCCGGGCCGCCAGCAGCACCACCGGGGCCGCCGCCGGGTCAGACGGGCTCGAGAAGCTTGCCGAAAAGCGTTCCAGGTCTACCCCGGACCCCAGAATCAGCCGGGTTTTTTCCGGGCCCACGATTTTCCGATCGAGAAAATGCCGCCGGTCATCCGGATTTTCAAAAAGAAAACGGACCCTGCGACCACCGCCGGCCAGGCGATAAGCAGCCTCGACCAGCCGGCGCAGATAGTTTTTCCCCGCGCCGCCGGTGATAAAAACAAACCCCAGCCCGGTCACGGCGTTGACCACCGCCCCGATACCGGTCAGGCGGGCCGCCAGCGAGCCGTAAATAATCGGCTTGATCGAAACCTGATGCACCAGGTCCGGCCGCTGCCGGCGATAGAGCCCGGCAATATCCCAACAGGCAAGCAGCTCCCGCAGAGGATTACGGCTGGAACGGCGCAGCTTAAGAGGAAAATGGGGAAAACCCAGGCTTTTGATTTCCGCCACCCGCGGACCGGGGGCCGTGGCCACCAGCACCCTGCAACCCGCTTGTTGCGCGGCCAGGGCCAAAGCCCGGCGATGAAGCAGAAAAAACCAGTCATCCGTAACCAGAAAAAGAATCGTCGGTGGACCCGGCCGCCTTTCCTCTGGGACCGACAGGCGGCGCCCGGCGGTCAGCAGAAAACGGCGACAGAATTTCAGCAGCGACCAGAAGCAGGCTCCGGCCAGGCGCGGGCCCGAGATTCCGGGCGCGCGGCGCATGCGGTACAGGGCTTGGAGTTCACCCTTTTCCATCGCCCACAGCGCGGCGCTCTGACCCGTCGCGCCAAAAGCGGCCTTGTGGGTTTGCGCCAGGGACAAGCCGATCAGCGCCGCCCGCTCGGAAGCGGCCAGCAGTTGCAGCCACAGGGAAAAATCCTCTCCGTAACGAAAGTTTTCCGGAAAACGATCCGGCAGCCGACGGCGCAGCATTACGCTTGGAGTTCGCAACCGATTACGATACAAAAGCTCCGCCAACCGAACCTCTGTAATCCGGTAAGCGCCCGTTTTGAGGGCGGCTTCTGGACGTACGCCGTCACAAAAATGCCCACTCAAGGCAAACTCGGGATGCTCCTTCATGAAAGCGTACTGAATCGCGATTTTTTCCGGATGCCAGCTGTCGTCGGCGTCAAGAAAGGCCAGCAGGGGTTGCGTGGCCCGATCCCAGGCATAATTACGGGCCGCTGCCGGACCCTGGTTTGTTTCCAGAAAAAAAAGTTTCAGCCAGCCGTCCCCATAGCTCGCGAGCAGACCGCCAAGCACGGCCCGGGTTTCGGCATCGCTGCCGTCATCGACAATGATAACCTCCGCCGGCCGCAAAGTCTGAGCCGCGACCGAAGCCAGGGCCCGACCGATCGTGGCCCCGGCCTGATAACAGGGAATGATCACGGTGACCAACGCCGGCTCCGCCAGGACCGAAAACGGGCGTTCTGCCGCCACGGCAAGGTGGCCCGTTAAACTTTTCATTGCCGGGAAACCCACTCCCAGGTGCGTCGCAGACCTTCGCGAAAATCCACCTGCGCCTCCCAGTCCAATTCCTGCCGGGCCCGCGTGCAATCGAGCCAATTGAGGGGCGTGTCACAGGCACGGGACGGTTTATAGATCACCTCAGCCCGGCGACCACTGACAATTTCAAGTTCAGCCAGCACTTCGTTCAGTGTCCAGGGACGGCCGCCACCAATATTAAACAAACCTTTAGAGATGTTTTTTTCACAGGCCTTCAGAATGGCCGCACTCAGGTCGGAAATATAAAGATAGTCGCGCGCGATTTCACCGTCACCCCAGATTTCAATCGCCTGCCGCCGCTTCAGGCGGCCCAGGAAAACCGCTACCGCCCCTTGAGCGCCGTCGATCCTCTGGCGCTCGCCATAGGGGTTGGCAATGCGCAGAATCGTATAATCCAGACCATACAGGTGCTGAAAAAGCTTGAGATATTTCTCCGTGGCAAGTTTGACAATCCCATAGGATGAGAGCGGCTCGGTCGGCGCCTCTTCGACCAACGGCAAGCTTCCGGCGACCCCATACACGGTCCCACCGGAAGACGCGAAAACTACCTTCTTCACCCCATTCCTGACGGCCTCCTCAAGCAGGGTCACGGTTCCCATAAGATTGCTCTGAATATCAAAAAGAGGGTCAAGATTGGAGGAAGCCGGCAATACCGTACCGGCCATATGCAACACCAGATCAATTCCGGAAAGCGCCGCCGTCAGCTCTCGGCGCACGGTAAAATCACCGAAAAAAACCTCGACCCGATCCCGAACGGCGGCGATATTGACCAGGGAACAGGCGGGCCTTTCCAGGATTCGAACCTGGTGCCCCGCCGCAAGCAGCGCTTCAACCGCGTGCGAACCGATAAAACCGGCCCCGCCCAAGACCAGACAGTTCATGGCTTTAAAGAAAAGTAAAAGGATTGATACTCGCGGTCAAGCCCGGCCAAAGAAAAATCTTCGCACATCCGCCGGCGAGCGGCCGCCGCCATTCTTTGGCGCCGGTGCGGATCGGCCAGCTTGCTGATCGCGGCGACATAGGCCTCGGGTCGTTCCCGTTCCCTGATCAGAAAACCACATTCGGGGGTAACCAGCTCGGCACAGCCTCCGACCTCGGCCACTACCGGCACCACCGCCATCGCCATCGCCTGATAAAGTACCATCGGCACCCCCTCCCAGTCGGAAGTCAGCAACAACAGATCGGCGATTTTGTACCAATCATAGACCGAGCTCAAGGGTTGCTCTCCATGCCAGCGCACCTCCCGCTCTAAATGCTGTTGCCGGATTCCGCCCAACAGCTCTTTTTTTTGGGATTCCAGGTTACCGTCACCGACGATATGCAGAACAAACGACTTCTTCATCTTTTTCAAACTTGCGGCAATTTCCAGCAGCCGCAAGGGCTGTTTCTGGCGATCAAGGCGTCCGACATACAAAAGATTCAAAACTCCGTCAACCCTTTCACGAGCAATCTCGGACCGCGCCGCGCGCCGCGCGGGATCATAGTAAGCCGCGTCAACCCGACCATGAATCACAGTGAATTTATCCTCGGCCAGGTAAGGATAAAGCCCCCGAAGCTCTTTTCCCAAATGCTCATATTCAAGATTATAGCGATCAATATGCTGATCGTACAGACGGGGAACCTCCAGTGCATAGCCTGTACGCCGGCCATCGGGAAAATGATCAAAACAATGAAACTGAGCCACGACCTTAAGCGCCGGATAGTGTTTTTTAAGTGTCGGCAGGGCCTGAAAGCCGGCCTCGCTGTTCATGATATGAATAATATCTATGCGACGACGGCCAATAAAATCCAGCAGAAAGCCATTGATCGCAGCCTGTTCCCGGCAACCCAGGGCGGGCAGATCGTAGATTTCCCGGGCGTGACCGGCGACCTTGGCCAGCCAGAGATTTTCACGTGGCAAGGTGGTCACCAGAAATTTATCGCACCAACCGGCATCCAGCCGGCGAAACCAGTCCACCAGCATGGTATCGGCTCCGCCGGTAATCACCCAGGGAGCCAGGTAAAGAATCCGCAGTTTTTGCCGACCTTTCACGGGTACGCTCTCAATCAGCCCACCGGTTTCGACTTTGCTCAAATCATCGAGCCCGATCTTTTCAATCCGATAATGTCCTTCCAGGTAGCGAACCAAGAGCTGCGGCTCCCTCTCGGAATGATAGTATTCGGGGAAATAAACCCGAAGACCGGGAAGCTGATTAAAATAAAAAAAATCACGCCAGAGCGAGTCGGCCGTCACCAGCAAAGGCTTGTCCGCGCTTTCGGCAAAAGCCAGCAGGCGCGGAAAAATCTCTGCCGGGGAAAAACTCAGCCCGCGCAAGTCCAGCCGGAAAGCCGAAAGCTTTGCCCCATCACCTCGATTGAGATTAACCAGTCCGTTCATGACCTGCCAGCGCTGCCGGACCCGGCCCCGCAGAATTCGAAGATGATTCATGATATAGCCCAGATGCAGATCCCTGATTCGGCGCTGTAATCCGGCAGACGCCGCGGATGCCCGTTCATTGCGTGAGCCCGCCAACATACGATAGTTATAAAGCGCCTCCGGAATCACCCGGCCGACATAACCATGCCGGACGAGGTTGACATAAAACTCCCAGTCTTCGTAACCATCCCGCATGATCTCGTTATAGCCACCGACGGTTTCCCAGGCGCGCCGCGGAAAAATCGCCACGCCGATGCGATTTTCATTGAGAATCTTTTCCGGATCGCTGTTTTCGGTCCGCCAGAGATAGGGCTCATCGCCGACAACATTGGTCCAGGTATAAACAAAAAAATGATCCGGCAGGGTCTCAAGCAGAAACAAGGTTTTTTCCAGAAAGGTCGGAGCGATCGTATCATCGGTATCCAGCGGAAAGATGTAGCGTCCCCGAGCCTCCCCGATAGCCCGGTTCCGGGCCCCGATCACGCCGCGGTTCAGCTGGCGAATCACCTTCCAGCCGGGCCGCTGTTCACGCTCAATCGCGTCGATCTTGCAAACGGTTGCCGGATCACTGGAACCATCGTCGATCAGAATCACTTCAAAATCGGTAAAAGTCTGGGCCTTTAAACTGGCGCTGAGATCATCCAGAAAAGCTCCGTGGTTAAAGCAGGGGAGAATAATCGAGAGCAGGGGCCCGGCGTGCGAAGACTGTCGCCAGGCCCGCGCCGGCAGTAAGGCCGAAAGCCGCCGAAGCCAACGCCGCCCCCAACGCCACCATGAATTTCCGTTCATCCCTGCTTGCCGCAAACGATCACGCGCGGAGCGCAAACCGGCAAACCAGGAAAGCGGCAATAAAATCCGCAGCAGTTCCCGCGCATGGTAGAGCGGATTTTGCCCGCGAGCCAGAGCCTGTAAATTATCAACCAGACGAAAACGTCTGGAACTGAGCAGGGCCTCCTGCTGCCGCCGATACCACTCGCAGGCGTCCCAGAGCTCCTGCTGCACCTGTTGTAAGCGGGAAAATTCCTGATCCTGCTGCTGCAGACGCAGGCTGAATTCTTTTTCCCTGAACTGGGTCAGCTTTTGTAATTCTGTAAACGCCTTTTCCAGGCCTTCTATCTGACCAAGAAAAAAACGCCGCCCCTCTTCCAGTTTCTCGATATAAGCCAGTTGCTCATTAATATACGACTTCTGCTCGGCTACCTGGGAAACCAGATTATCCCGATAGACATTTTCGTCGAGCCGCTGCCGCAAACATTTATGCAGACAGTCACGAACCGCCGGTGGCAGACTCTCCGGCGCTAAAAAAACCCCTTTTTGCCGCCGCAGATAAAGCATCGCCAGAAACAGGCTTTCCAGATTGATTCGATAATAGCCGGTCAACAGACGAGCGAGTTCCGCAAACGACCATTGTGGCATCAGAGCGCCGTTTTCCAGGGCATGCGCCAGCACCCAGGAAAGTTCCAGAAGGAACTCCAGCTGGCGGCCCGCGCCTTTCTCTTTCAGGGTATTACCCGAATGAAGCCGGTAAGCCAGCAGCTCGCGTTCACAAAAATAAGCTTCATGGCGCAACAGGGCGCGCAGCAAAAAATCAAGGTCATTGACATAACGCAAGGGCCGAAAAGCCCCGATGCGGCAAAGCAAAGAGCGGCGAAAGAAAAAATTTGATGAAGTACAGAGAAAATTGTCCCGTAACAAGCTTAACAGCAGATCCTGACTGTGGGCAAAATCGCCTTCCGCGTGCTTCAGCCATTCCAGCTCGAAGCCCTGTTGCAGAGCCAAACTGTCGCTGTCGACCAGCCGGACCTGGGAAAACGCCAGGGCAAAGCGAGGGTTGGCTTCCAGAACCTCAACAAAGTGGCTTAAACGCTCCGGCAGAAAAAGATCATCTGAATTAAGAATCGCGAGATAGCGCCCGCGGCTGCAGGTCAGACCCCGATTGAGCGCGGCGGCAGTGCCCTGGTTGTTCTGAATCTGCAGACAGACGCGATGATCCTCGCAGGCCGCGACCAAGGCCGCGGTATTGTCCGTGGAGCCATCATCAATGACAATGACTTCAAGCTCTCTGAAACTCTGGTTCAGAACACTGTCCAGGGTCTCCTTAATCCAACGCTCATGATTGTAGGCCGGAATAATAACCGAGACCAACGGCGGCGGACCGGGAAAAGGGCCCCGTTCTCTCTTGACTTCCGACTTCAATCCCGGTTTGGGGTCTTTGGGCAAAACCAGTTTCCTCCGCTGTCCGGCCTTGAGCGCGGCGGCAGTGGCCGCAAGATAAGCGTGGCCATATTCCTGATCGGCCTCCAGATAACAACCCTCTCCCCATTCATTCCAGGCATTGATAAAGACCAGGCGCTCGGCCGGGGCCAGGCGCTCGGCGCGGCTGATAACCTCGGTCAAAAAACGCTCGTATTTCTCAGGTGAGCTGTCATGAATGATGGTTGCTCCGGCATCCTTCCGGCGCCGGGCGTGATTGTCCCAGGCCGGGAACACCCCAGGATAACGCTGGTAAGTGGGCGGCTCCTTGGCGAGCATGGCGCGCACCACATCATCATACATAAAAACCTGATTCTCCAGAGTTCCCGCCACCGGAGAAAAGGTCGGCGACAGAGGCAAACGCCACTGCCCGTCAGCACCAAGATAATGGCGTTTAGTCAGGCAGCGCCAGTCGGGAGCAAACTCTACCGCGGCGTCAAATCCATGCTGTGCCGGATCAACCCCCGCCAGAAAGCCCTCAACCCGTAACAGGTAGAGACCGGGCAACCCCGCATGCTTCGCCTCCTCACGCCACAACGCCGCGGTACCGGCGGCATTCGGCAAGGCTTCACTGCGGTAGACAAGCACCACCGGTCGGCCCAGATGCCGGTAATAGCGCGAATCTTTTAAAACCGGCAAAAGCGCTCGAATATGTTCCAGATCGTCTTCACATGAATACTGCTGCTCTATCAGAACATCATTTTCAAGTCCGTCCCAACGTCTACTCCAGTTTTCGTTGGCCCAGCACAGACAAAAAGGCAGGGTAAAACTTTGATTTTCAAGAACCGTCTGCAAGGGCCCCTCCAGCAAACGTTTCCCCTTGAACCAGTAGTGATAAAAAACAAACCCGTGAATTCCGTATCGACGGGCCAGCTCCGCCTGCTCGCAGAGCACATGGGGACGGCTCAGATCATAGTAATTTTCCCCAAGAGGAATTTTCGGCTGTCGATGGCCGGCAAACTGCGGTCGGCCGGCGCGCACGTTGCTCCACTCGGTAAAGCCCTCTCCCCACCAGAGATCGTTTTCGGGAATCCGGTGAAACTGCGGCAGATAAAAAGCCATCAGCTTAGTCATGGTCTTCGAAAGTTTTGTTTTCAAGATTAAAGACGCCGTTTTCTGTTAATAATACCGCTCAAGGCAGACCAAGCCCGCGGCAGCAATTTTACCTTTGCCGCAGTTTTTTCGCCTGCAAGCTTCGCCTGAAGGCTTAACTGATCATTGAGCTGTTTTAAGTCGACGATCTCGCGTTCCAGTTGGGCCGAACGTCTGGCCTCACGCGGATCGGTCTTGGCCGCCAGCATGGCATAACCGATCGGACAAAAAAAGTTTTCCAGATCATGGGGATGTTGCGTTTCCGCCAGCCACCATTCCAGTCCCACGCGGGCGCAAAGGCGAGTCCAGGCATCAACCTCGGGATTAATCCGGCCCAGCAGATGGGGCCGGCGGGCGACAACCCGATAAGCTTCTCCGCGAATGTCCCGATACTGCCGATGGAAACGCTCCCAGGGATGCTCGGCGTAGGGCGCGTTGCTGGCGACCCCGCCGTGAAACTGATGAAAGCTGCCTTCACCGAGCAGGACAATATAATCAAGTTCCTCCGCCAGCAACGCCCGGCGAAAAAAATCAAGAATGGCCAGGCCGCCGCCGGCCTCCGTGAAACGGGAATCAAAACCGCCGAGCCTCTCGTAGCTGGTTTTTTTCATCATGAAACAATTGGATTCGGCCAGGGGGCCGAACCAGCCGGCGCAGTCATAGGCAAGCTCACCAGCGAGTTCAAACAGAAGATAACCATTCTCGCGCCAGGCAACCCGGTTCAGCAGCGCATCCTCGGCGACCTGATCATAGCCATGACTGACGGAACGATTCTGATTTTCCCGACCCAGATGAAAACCGACAACCGTCACGAAAGGCTCGGTCCAGGCCCGGGCCGCCCGCAGGGCGTTGGCGATAACTCCGGGGCTCAGCATATGGGCCCCGTCGATCATGACCATCACCAGTTCGCTGAAACTTTCCGCCACCGCCTGGTTGAGGGCCTGAACCGGTGATACCGCCTTCGTCTCATGAAAGCGATAAACAAAATTTTTTCCGAAACCGGCGACAAAATCAGCCCCCAAAGGCCGGCTTGAGCCATGATCGATAACCACCACCCGATAATCTTCAGCGGCCACCTCCCGCTGATAATCGGGAGACAGGGTCCACAGGGTCCGGGCCGCCTCGCGAGGCATGTTGAAAAACACGACAACAACCGTAAGCAGTGGGGTTTCACTCATCTTGCAGCCGCGGCAGGAGCTTGCGAATCAGGCTCCAATCATTGGCGATCAGAGAAAAATACGTCTCTTTGTCACCAATGGCTTCGTAATCAAGCCCTGCGTATCGCTCGACCAGGAGGGGGAAATTTCTCGACAGAAAATCAGATTCAGACTGCAAGCCGCCAATCAGACAAAGACCGGTGGGATAAGTGGGAATGGTAACCAGGCTTAAATCAGGACGCTCTCGTTTCAGACAGGGAACAATCTTCCAGACATCGCCGCTCCAAAACTGGGTTGTGCGCTGCCGGGAAGCCGTCCGGCGGTCAAGCGGCAGACAGTCATGAATCGCGATCAGAGATGAGGGACCGGCATATCTTTCCAGGTTGACAATATCCTGCAAAACCTGCTCAAAGATGTGCAGACCATCAATAAAAGCCAAATCAAAGGTCCCCCCCAGCAAGCTTTGAACATCATTTTCAACAAAGAAAACATCACTGGTCATTTCCCAGAGGGAGACGTTTTCGGGCAAGGGAAAATCGACCTGAGGCCTGGGGTCGATACCGAAAACCCGAGTCTCGGGCCCGGCCAGTTTCAGGGTGTGACCGAACTCAACTCCAATCTCAATATAGTTTTTCGGTTGTAAAAAGGCATGTAGGCAGGCCAGGATTTCGCGGTAACCTGGTCCCGGCAGACGCGACCGGGCCCAAGCGAGATGGGCCTCGACACAATCCTTTTCGGCCGGCACCGCCTGCTGAAAAAGGGCCTCGGCCTGGTCTTTTGCACCGGCGGCCAGGCAGGCGACCGCTCTTTGCCAGAGCTCCGCTTTCCGAGTCATTCCCGCCACCCGGCGGCTCCTTTGCGAAAAATAGCCAGCGCCTTGTTTTTTTCGAGAATTATGCGGCACTCCGAGATCGACAACTCCGGAATCCGGGCAATGATATCGTTGATCAGCTCGACCATACCCTGATAATGCGGTCGGTCCCGCCAGTAGCCCGCAGCCCAGTCTTCAATGATATAATAGCCACCGGTCGCCACCTCGGGAAAAAGGACGCGAAAACAATGTTCGGTTTCCCGACGGGCATGGCTGCCGTCATCGATCACAATATCAAAAGGCCCGAACTGCCGCGCCACCCTCTCCAGAGCCGGGCCGTCATTCTGATCGCACTGAATCACCTTAACCCGCTGCGAGAACGATGAGGTCTGGGGTAAATTCAGATCAAGCCCGACGATCGAGGTCTCCGGATGTTGAAAATAGTCATCCCAATAATGCAGGGAACCACCTTCGAGAACCCCGATTTCAAGCAGACTGAGTTGACGATACTGCAAAGGGCTGAAGAGGGTTTTATAGTTCTCCAGCAAACCATTGGCTATTTTATCGGTATTGTAGTCCATTTTCTAATCAGCAATTTTTTTCAGGTAACCACAGGGATTGTAAGTCAGCAGATAGCGTTCACAATCGCGATCGATGATAAAACGCTTATCTTCGGAAAGAAAATCTCGGACGGCGGGTAAAGGTCCGGGCCCTCCCAGGGTTGAACCGAGCCGGGAGTCTTCGGAAAAAAGATCGACCACTCCGTCTTCGACAATAAAATACGAATCCCTGGAAACCAAATCGGCATAGATTCTGAGATCCGCCAGCACCATCTCATAACTGTGATCGGCGTCATGAACAAGCATGACCGTCTGACCGGCGGCGGCTTGTCGCAAGCGGGCGATTACCATCGGATCCTGCGTTGAGCCGGTCAGGGTCGAAATTCTGTGATGCTCGGCCATGAATGAGGAATGATCGAGATCCACCGAAATCACCCGACCATGGCCGAGCTGGTCCAGAAGATGGGCCAGATAAAGGGTGCTGCCACCCTTGAAGGAGCCCATTTCAATAATCAAATCCGGCCGCAGGGAGACAATCAATTCCTGGTAAATCCAGAGATCAAGCACGTTTTTCAGGATCGGAACCCCCATCCAGCTGACCTTGTCGAAAACCACCTTCCTCTGATGATACTCAAGCCATCCGGCCAGATTCGTG
Above is a window of Pseudomonadota bacterium DNA encoding:
- a CDS encoding tetratricopeptide repeat protein produces the protein MKNVGLTAGKKPWFFPGAVMLLGLGVLAIYWQTSDFAFVSFDDPDYVLENEIVIRGLSWDGLRWAFTSFHAANWHPLTWLSHMLDSSWFGLDAGAHHLAAMFWHLANTVLLLVVLWRLTGALGRSVLVAAFFAWHPLRVESVAWIAERKDLLCVFFWLLSLLSYHYYSLRPGYKRYLPVLISALLALLAKPMAVTLPFLLLVLDFWPLRRHLHSSWLRLGLEKLPLLGLAAGAAVMTFMAQKQAGALATLEAFGYGRRLLNALLAYFKYLELALWPRKLAVFYRYQGLPSALTVVGVLLLFSLLSYWFFRQRDKSPFLLVGWLWFLGTLVPVIGLIQVGGQALADRYTYFPSIGLGLLLVWGGAQWGSSIPAARLWAAACLLLLLLLPVSRRQTAFWQNSTTLFSRAVAVDPLNYHAYSDLGVALQAEGRRSEAFRAFTRAVELKPDYLEGWLNLGAAWQKDGRHDEAEKAFSQARQVNPESVKALLGLADCKARQGELPAAGALLDQALKLAPEHPEVYYQLGLLQLNNNQPQQARAFLRRALQTQPENLKARVNLGVAEACLGHYEAARNEFRRVLRQEPDQREALYNLRQLERLHP
- a CDS encoding NAD-dependent epimerase/dehydratase family protein; protein product: MGSSGKILITGAAGFVGAALCRHLAQKKIPLRAVVRRGGTPLPADLKALLDDVVAVSEVTRPEAWSKLLTEIEVVVHLAARAHCLVSDRRSEERFFSDNLEMSRALAQGAVKAGVRRLIFLSTIKVNGEGVLAPGACVYGPGDRPRPRGAYAVSKWRAEQELNRLCVPEQGPELVIIRSPLVYGPGVKGNFAALLAWLDRGRPLPVARTDNQRSFISLDNLVDFLEFSCFHPQAGGRLLFPADERDCSSRELAHLLARALERPFRSCSLPIGLMKFSAALLGQSAALVKLMGNLQLDRSSVAELGWRAPERVETGLTKTANWWRQVGKKRSA
- a CDS encoding glycosyltransferase, with translation MKSLTGHLAVAAERPFSVLAEPALVTVIIPCYQAGATIGRALASVAAQTLRPAEVIIVDDGSDAETRAVLGGLLASYGDGWLKLFFLETNQGPAAARNYAWDRATQPLLAFLDADDSWHPEKIAIQYAFMKEHPEFALSGHFCDGVRPEAALKTGAYRITEVRLAELLYRNRLRTPSVMLRRRLPDRFPENFRYGEDFSLWLQLLAASERAALIGLSLAQTHKAAFGATGQSAALWAMEKGELQALYRMRRAPGISGPRLAGACFWSLLKFCRRFLLTAGRRLSVPEERRPGPPTILFLVTDDWFFLLHRRALALAAQQAGCRVLVATAPGPRVAEIKSLGFPHFPLKLRRSSRNPLRELLACWDIAGLYRRQRPDLVHQVSIKPIIYGSLAARLTGIGAVVNAVTGLGFVFITGGAGKNYLRRLVEAAYRLAGGGRRVRFLFENPDDRRHFLDRKIVGPEKTRLILGSGVDLERFSASFSSPSDPAAAPVVLLAARMLWHKGIREYVEAARLLLQEGLNAEFWLAGMPDTSNPAAVSIARLLYWHGQGVVRWLGYQKDMPALYRQVDIVCLPTRYREGIPVTLLEAAACGKSLVATDMPGCREIVRSGENGFLVPPGSVSELAAALKTLLLDPALRRRFGLRGRQLVAQEFSDKKVIAATFSVYHELLGTRWEALEKS
- a CDS encoding NAD-dependent epimerase/dehydratase family protein, whose amino-acid sequence is MNCLVLGGAGFIGSHAVEALLAAGHQVRILERPACSLVNIAAVRDRVEVFFGDFTVRRELTAALSGIDLVLHMAGTVLPASSNLDPLFDIQSNLMGTVTLLEEAVRNGVKKVVFASSGGTVYGVAGSLPLVEEAPTEPLSSYGIVKLATEKYLKLFQHLYGLDYTILRIANPYGERQRIDGAQGAVAVFLGRLKRRQAIEIWGDGEIARDYLYISDLSAAILKACEKNISKGLFNIGGGRPWTLNEVLAELEIVSGRRAEVIYKPSRACDTPLNWLDCTRARQELDWEAQVDFREGLRRTWEWVSRQ